The following nucleotide sequence is from Acinonyx jubatus isolate Ajub_Pintada_27869175 chromosome E3, VMU_Ajub_asm_v1.0, whole genome shotgun sequence.
CCaagaagagaggaacagagtcAGCCCCGGGAAGGCAGTGACTCATCCCCCCTCTTCATTAACGCCACTAGCGCAGGTGTTAcacccaccccccttcccagCCTTCCTGTCTAACTGAATGGGATTCCGAAGCTGACGGACGCATCCGAAGGGGGAAGCAACAGGTATTTGGGCCCTGTGTCCTGCCCCATGATACTGAACGAGGCCTGGCTAACCCCCCACTCGTACCTCTTCGGGGGCAGGTCGCATCGTAACTTCAGGTAAACCTGGAGCCTGGGTGAAAGGGATGGTTCTGTTACTCACTGGCCTCTCACCATCCCCACCCGGGACCCCCATGCAGGTCTGCTGCGTAGGTCGGTCATGCCCCAAGCCGGAGAGAGAAGGGATGATATCCAGCCCAACTCCACTAAGGGCTGAGTCTGCATAGGGGGGAGGGTGCCTTTTTCTTGTACCTATTATCATCCCTCCTCCACAATGCGCTTTGGGAACATATATGCATTAGCTTGGACTTCGGGAAAGttctagaagagaaaaatggtcTTACCTGCCTGAGCCTCGGTCCCACTGCACAGAGGGAAAGAGCcggaaggggagtggggaggggaggtcgTCTGAGAGTTGGTACCGCATCACAGTCAGCTGAGACCAGACAGGAATGGAGGTCAGTTTGGTCTCCTCACACCTGAACTTGCCTCCCTTCCCAACGGAGGATGGAAAGTGCTAGGCCAGCCCAATCCTGACCTCGCCCTGAGGGGGCTGCAAGCGGAGGATTCGATGAGACTCAAACTCCTCAAGGAGCACTGAGCTGTGAAATGAGACCTCATCCACCCGGATTCCTGGGCCGTAACCTGGAGGGAAAGAAAGTGTCCTCTCCTAACCCACGTTGTGGGTGAGAAGAGCAGCAAGGTGGTAGCTGGGGGAAAACCCATCTCTGTTCCATGAAACTTTTGGTGGCAACCTGTACCTAGGAGAGAAGGACCCCTTTTCTTCTCACCTCTCAGTTCTGACTTCCCCACACAAAACTCTTCTGTCAGGCCAATGCGCATCTCTGtcacagaaaagaacagaaaaggccACCAGATACCAACATTCACATACCACCAAGGAGCCCGTTCCAAACCCGACCCTGGGCTAAGCCTGCAGACTTCTCACCAGAGCCACTGGGAAGAAAGCTCTTGAGCCGGATCTCTCCCTGAACGTCTACCTTCAGCAGCGAGCCCTAAGAAGAACGGAGAGATCAATGTCCCGAGGTGACACCCCGCCCCCGACCCCATACATTTCCCAAAAGCCGTCTATCCTCTGCTCTAGGGCTGGGGGCCCAAACTCACGTTAGATGCTATCAGTACAGACAGCCTCTCGACCACATCCAAAAACACTTCATTCTTTTGGCTCTGAAGAAGAGAGGGGATTTGGAGGCTGAGTGACCTGTGTTGTAAAGTGCACAGGCAGAAAGGACAGGCCAGTGGAAGCTAgggccctggggtggggacatggggaagggaagggattgTCCACGTCTGGGAACACCAGGATCTTGTTCTCTGGTGTTCCAGGAAAAACTCAGAGGGTCTGATGCATCTCACCTGGTCAGAGCGGCTGGACAGGACAGGGCGGCTGGCTGCACTGCTGGGGGCCACTTTGCTCTGCTGCGTCTCAGCCCCAAACTGTAAAGCACCCAAAGCAAGCAATCTTCAGGTTTGACACTACccaccacccctcctcctcctctttccctcgaCTGACCAAGCCAACactgctgaggtcaaagagacTGAAGGGCTTGCTGACCACAGCCTCTGTCTGGATGAAGTTTCTCAGCATCTCTGTGGATGTGGTCTGCACGTAGCCATAGTCCTgtgggcagaggaaggacagcCTGTGGGAGGTCAGTGGAGGGAAGGGGTGGAAATGAATGGACTTAGCCTCCCACCCACAGTGCATATCTGCAAGGAATGGGGTGCAGTGAGGGAAATGCTTGGCCCTCACCAGCACTTCATCCAGGAGCTCATAGACAAGAGCCACGTTGCGGGAGATGGTCCCCTCGCCCA
It contains:
- the AP4M1 gene encoding AP-4 complex subunit mu-1 isoform X2 — protein: MISQFFILSSKGDPLIYKDFRGDSGGRDVAELFYRKLTGLPGDESPVVMHHDDRHFIHIRHSGLYLVATTSENISPFSLLELLSRLATLLGDYCGSLGEGTISRNVALVYELLDEVLDYGYVQTTSTEMLRNFIQTEAVVSKPFSLFDLSSVGLFGAETQQSKVAPSSAASRPVLSSRSDQSQKNEVFLDVVERLSVLIASNGSLLKVDVQGEIRLKSFLPSGSEMRIGLTEEFCVGKSELRGYGPGIRVDEVSFHSSVLLEEFESHRILRLQPPQGELTVMRYQLSDDLPSPLPFRLFPSVQWDRGSGRLQVYLKLRCDLPPKSLSQELSGPEQKAELGDGALHWDLPRVQGGSQLSGLFQMDVPGLPGPSGQGPSTTTPPLGLGPASLSFELPRHTCSGLQVRFLRLAFRPCGNANPHKWVRHLSHSDAYVIRI
- the AP4M1 gene encoding AP-4 complex subunit mu-1 isoform X1 — encoded protein: MISQFFILSSKGDPLIYKDFRGDSGGRDVAELFYRKLTGLPGDESPVVMHHDDRHFIHIRHSGLYLVATTSENISPFSLLELLSRLATLLGDYCGSLGEGTISRNVALVYELLDEVLDYGYVQTTSTEMLRNFIQTEAVVSKPFSLFDLSSVGLFGAETQQSKVAPSSAASRPVLSSRSDQSQKNEVFLDVVERLSVLIASNGSLLKVDVQGEIRLKSFLPSGSEMRIGLTEEFCVGKSELRGYGPGIRVDEVSFHSSVLLEEFESHRILRLQPPQGELTVMRYQLSDDLPSPLPFRLFPSVQWDRGSGRLQVYLKLRCDLPPKSQALNVRLHLPLPRGVISLSQELSGPEQKAELGDGALHWDLPRVQGGSQLSGLFQMDVPGLPGPSGQGPSTTTPPLGLGPASLSFELPRHTCSGLQVRFLRLAFRPCGNANPHKWVRHLSHSDAYVIRI